The Perca flavescens isolate YP-PL-M2 chromosome 23, PFLA_1.0, whole genome shotgun sequence genome has a window encoding:
- the si:zfos-932h1.3 gene encoding zinc finger protein 502 isoform X2 codes for MDAEVKTTESTFIALVQSLLKDPVERAYFYQEVFPVEYGPQYDAALHVLLWELLSKLVKLLPVPDLKQTAAWLGSAPSVWEECVQSSPEDLSLIFQHYKSSGLLKMPCGPSSTIGSCIMSALSIPPSQKTNLSVGLESIHNYANVLNPVTLVGTDQYSVVAIYTEVEVGASEVDQEMIESAEVQLQTDFYEEEIVSADTAGCEEATSSRAEEPSETVDVAKALETLTKTFALRKESLGQDVPTGRSNDSSLNGELGNAPGEGKTHDGQETSDPTDEERGNVKEVKESNTDSWAVLKGDRESFSVHEEMTDVPGEDPVSESQQSPSSANVRRSTRLQMKTTPSWQETCQIQRSSRESSEEPKMSKADVSVAPSVIAIKGIDKGDSDEMTSIIFTCSQCPFHNSDESSPPHFHMQSVGTDVYGTLSGAKLTPSPSSTDEIFTSIKLFPKRTTEESKARRSDSRSDAPQSQSRPKALACQTCGKTFTRSSDVRRHQLTHTGERPFRCSRCDRTFQHSWDLAKHETKHHGVAVSFSCALCGSCFANLRALTVHHKRSHSEESRLPQMCSICSHSFPTSSELHEHRKSHVAAKRYICQQCGEGFDSLLARSQHRQVHQVKSQFKCPHCEKTYTRRSDVKRHLSTHTGERPYQCNQCSKRFSLRFMLMKHLRVHTGERPFQCSHCPKRFTLVSVLARHERMHTGEKPFLCSQCGKGFLSQGELSKHHRSHVDDRPYSCPQCDKRFKSKKTQQEHIVSHSGARPYPCAYCGKGFTKPYALTRHNLIHTGERPFPCGHCEKSFLTLGEAQLHQRIHTGERPYPCSVCELRFKSSSELARHKRSHSGLKPLRPYCEQCTKTFPSKASLKKHMKQHTEEGGAAQSVDSIQPEESNR; via the exons AT GGACGCAGAGGTGAAAACGACAGAGTCCACTTTCATTGCACTTGTTCAGAGCCTGCTGAAAGATCCAGTTGAGAGAGCATATTTCTACCAG GAGGTGTTCCCAGTGGAATATGGGCCACAATATGATGCTGCTCTGCACGTGTTATTGTGGGAGCTGCTCTCAAAACTGGTAAAGCTGCTTCCAGTACCGGACTTAAAACAG ACTGCAGCCTGGCTCGGTTCTGCTCCTTCTGTGTGGGAGGAATGTGTTCAGTCCTCACCTGAAGACCTGAGTTTAATCTTCCAACACTACAAAAGTTCAGGACTACTGAAAATGCCAT gtggcCCTTCATCCACCATCGGTAGCTGTATCATGTCTGCTTTATCCATTCCTCCCTCGCAAAAAACAAACCTCTCTGTCGGACTGGAATCAATCCACAACTATGCTAATGTGCTAAACCCCGTCACTTTAGTTGGAACGGACCAGTACAGCGTTGTGGCCATCTACACCGAAGTGGAAGTTGGAGCGTCTGAAGTAGATCAAGAAATGATCGAGTCAGCCGAAGTGCAACTTCAGACTGATTTCTACGAAGAGGAGATAGTTAGCGCCGATACCGCCGGCTGTGAGGAGGCTACCAGCTCGAGGGCAGAAGAACCAAGTGAAACTGTGGATGTGGCTAAAGCTCTGGAGACTCTGACAAAAACGTTTGCGCTAAGGAAGGAGAGCCTCGGTCAAGATGTTCCGACAGGAAGGAGTAATGATTCGTCCCTTAATGGTGAGCTTGGAAATGCACCAGGTGAAGGAAAAACACACGACGGACAAGAAACAAGTGACCCAACTGACGAGGAACGAGGAAACGTCAAAGAGGTGAAGGAGAGCAATACGGACTCTTGGGCAGTTTTGAAGGGTGATCGTGAATCCTTTTCTGTCCACGAAGAAATGACCGACGTCCCCGGTGAGGACCCAGTCTCTGAGTCCCAACAGTCTCCCAGTTCGGCTAATGTGCGCCGATCCACTCGTCTACAAATGAAGACTACACCCAGTTGGCAGGAGACGTGTCAAATCCAGAGGTCATCCAGAGAAAGTAGCGAGGAaccaaaaat GAGCAAAGCCGACGTATCAGTCGCCCCCTCGGTTATAGCCATCAAAGGAATCGACAAAG gtGATTCGGACGAGATGACCTCCATCATCTTCACCTGCTCACAGTGTCCCTTCCACAACTCCGACGAAAGCAGCCCGCCTCACTTCCACATGCAGAGTGTTGGCACCGACGTGTACGGTACTCTCTCAGGAGCCAAGTTGACACCGTCTCCTTCCAGCACAGATGAGATCTTTACGTCCATTAAACtgttccccaaaagaaccaCGGAGGAGAGCAAAGCCCGACGGTCCGACAGTCGGAGCGACGCGCCACAGTCGCAAAGCCGACCGAAGGCCCTCGCGTGCCAAACGTGCGGTAAGACGTTCACCCGGTCGTCCGACGTGAGGAGACACCAGCTCACGCACACCGGCGAGAGACCGTTTCGCTGCTCGCGGTGCGACCGGACCTTCCAGCACTCGTGGGATCTGGCCAAGCACGAGACCAAGCATCACGGCGTGGCCGTCTCTTTCTCCTGCGCGCTGTGCGGGAGCTGCTTCGCCAACCTCCGCGCACTGACCGTCCACCATAAGAGGTCCCACTCGGAGGAGAGCCGGCTTCCTCAGATGTGCTCCATCTGCAGCCACAGCTTCCCCACCTCCTCCGAGCTGCACGAGCACCGGAAGTCTCACGTCGCCGCCAAGCGCTACATCTGCCAGCAGTGCGGCGAGGGCTTCGACTCCCTGCTCGCGCGCTCCCAGCACCGGCAGGTGCATCAAGTGAAGAGTCAATTTAAGTGTCCGCATTGCGAGAAGACGTACACTCGGAGGTCGGACGTAAAGCGGCATCTCTCCACCCACACTGGCGAGCGACCGTACCAGTGCAACCAGTGCAGCAAACGCTTCTCGCTCCGCTTTATGCTGATGAAACACCTCCGTGTTCACACGGGGGAGCGCCCGTTCCAGTGCTCCCACTGCCCCAAGAGGTTCACCCTGGTGTCTGTGCTGGCCAGACACGAGAGGATGCACACCGGCGAGAAGCCTTTCCTCTGCTCTCAGTGCGGGAAGGGCTTTTTATCGCAGGGGGAGCTTTCGAAACATCACCGGTCCCACGTGGACGACAGGCCCTACTCCTGCCCGCAGTGCGACAAGCGCTTCAAGAGCAAGAAAACCCAGCAGGAGCACATCGTCTCGCACAGCGGCGCCCGCCCGTACCCCTGCGCCTACTGCGGGAAGGGCTTCACCAAGCCGTACGCGCTCACCAGACACAATCTCATCCACACGGGAGAGCGGCCGTTCCCCTGTGGACACTGCGAGAAGTCCTTCCTCACGCTCGGCGAGGCTCAGCTGCACCAGCGCATTCACACGGGGGAGAGGCCGTACCCCTGCAGCGTCTGCGAGCTCAGGTTCAAGAGCTCGTCGGAGCTGGCGCGACACAAGCGAAGCCATTCGGGGTTGAAGCCGCTGAGGCCGTACTGTGAGCAGTGCACGAAGACGTTCCCATCCAAGGCCTCGCTGAAGAAACACATGAAGCAACACACAGAAGAGGGAGGAGCTGCCCAGTCTGTGGACTCTATACAGCCTGAGGAATCAAATCGTTAA
- the si:zfos-932h1.3 gene encoding zinc finger protein 354B isoform X1 produces the protein MEVIGSTETINNPSLALSCLRLLVPPLQLLSAAMWQLAKRKDVMNYEKIQEFVFMVTEAFPGLINHRQRAQLILGLKARLILELCKGSARGSVDSQLIQSYLDRLPIASANTDYRDAEVKTTESTFIALVQSLLKDPVERAYFYQEVFPVEYGPQYDAALHVLLWELLSKLVKLLPVPDLKQTAAWLGSAPSVWEECVQSSPEDLSLIFQHYKSSGLLKMPCGPSSTIGSCIMSALSIPPSQKTNLSVGLESIHNYANVLNPVTLVGTDQYSVVAIYTEVEVGASEVDQEMIESAEVQLQTDFYEEEIVSADTAGCEEATSSRAEEPSETVDVAKALETLTKTFALRKESLGQDVPTGRSNDSSLNGELGNAPGEGKTHDGQETSDPTDEERGNVKEVKESNTDSWAVLKGDRESFSVHEEMTDVPGEDPVSESQQSPSSANVRRSTRLQMKTTPSWQETCQIQRSSRESSEEPKMSKADVSVAPSVIAIKGIDKGDSDEMTSIIFTCSQCPFHNSDESSPPHFHMQSVGTDVYGTLSGAKLTPSPSSTDEIFTSIKLFPKRTTEESKARRSDSRSDAPQSQSRPKALACQTCGKTFTRSSDVRRHQLTHTGERPFRCSRCDRTFQHSWDLAKHETKHHGVAVSFSCALCGSCFANLRALTVHHKRSHSEESRLPQMCSICSHSFPTSSELHEHRKSHVAAKRYICQQCGEGFDSLLARSQHRQVHQVKSQFKCPHCEKTYTRRSDVKRHLSTHTGERPYQCNQCSKRFSLRFMLMKHLRVHTGERPFQCSHCPKRFTLVSVLARHERMHTGEKPFLCSQCGKGFLSQGELSKHHRSHVDDRPYSCPQCDKRFKSKKTQQEHIVSHSGARPYPCAYCGKGFTKPYALTRHNLIHTGERPFPCGHCEKSFLTLGEAQLHQRIHTGERPYPCSVCELRFKSSSELARHKRSHSGLKPLRPYCEQCTKTFPSKASLKKHMKQHTEEGGAAQSVDSIQPEESNR, from the exons ATGGAGGTTATCGGGTCAACAGAGACAATAAACA ACCCGAGCCTAGCTCTTTCATGTCTTCGCCTCCTGGTGCCCCCACTGCAGCTTCTGTCTGCTGCTATGTGGCAGCTGGCGAAGCGGAAAGATGTGATGAATTATGAGAAGATCCAGGAGTTTGTGTTCATGGTGACCGAGGCGTTCCCTGGACTGATCAACCACAGACAGAGAGCCCAGCTCATTCTGGGTCTAAAAGCAAGG TTGATTCTGGAGCTTTGCAAAGGCTCGGCTCGGGGTTCTGTTGATTCTCAATTGATCCAGAGCTATTTGGATAGACTCCCAATAGCCTCTGCAAACACGGAT TACAGGGACGCAGAGGTGAAAACGACAGAGTCCACTTTCATTGCACTTGTTCAGAGCCTGCTGAAAGATCCAGTTGAGAGAGCATATTTCTACCAG GAGGTGTTCCCAGTGGAATATGGGCCACAATATGATGCTGCTCTGCACGTGTTATTGTGGGAGCTGCTCTCAAAACTGGTAAAGCTGCTTCCAGTACCGGACTTAAAACAG ACTGCAGCCTGGCTCGGTTCTGCTCCTTCTGTGTGGGAGGAATGTGTTCAGTCCTCACCTGAAGACCTGAGTTTAATCTTCCAACACTACAAAAGTTCAGGACTACTGAAAATGCCAT gtggcCCTTCATCCACCATCGGTAGCTGTATCATGTCTGCTTTATCCATTCCTCCCTCGCAAAAAACAAACCTCTCTGTCGGACTGGAATCAATCCACAACTATGCTAATGTGCTAAACCCCGTCACTTTAGTTGGAACGGACCAGTACAGCGTTGTGGCCATCTACACCGAAGTGGAAGTTGGAGCGTCTGAAGTAGATCAAGAAATGATCGAGTCAGCCGAAGTGCAACTTCAGACTGATTTCTACGAAGAGGAGATAGTTAGCGCCGATACCGCCGGCTGTGAGGAGGCTACCAGCTCGAGGGCAGAAGAACCAAGTGAAACTGTGGATGTGGCTAAAGCTCTGGAGACTCTGACAAAAACGTTTGCGCTAAGGAAGGAGAGCCTCGGTCAAGATGTTCCGACAGGAAGGAGTAATGATTCGTCCCTTAATGGTGAGCTTGGAAATGCACCAGGTGAAGGAAAAACACACGACGGACAAGAAACAAGTGACCCAACTGACGAGGAACGAGGAAACGTCAAAGAGGTGAAGGAGAGCAATACGGACTCTTGGGCAGTTTTGAAGGGTGATCGTGAATCCTTTTCTGTCCACGAAGAAATGACCGACGTCCCCGGTGAGGACCCAGTCTCTGAGTCCCAACAGTCTCCCAGTTCGGCTAATGTGCGCCGATCCACTCGTCTACAAATGAAGACTACACCCAGTTGGCAGGAGACGTGTCAAATCCAGAGGTCATCCAGAGAAAGTAGCGAGGAaccaaaaat GAGCAAAGCCGACGTATCAGTCGCCCCCTCGGTTATAGCCATCAAAGGAATCGACAAAG gtGATTCGGACGAGATGACCTCCATCATCTTCACCTGCTCACAGTGTCCCTTCCACAACTCCGACGAAAGCAGCCCGCCTCACTTCCACATGCAGAGTGTTGGCACCGACGTGTACGGTACTCTCTCAGGAGCCAAGTTGACACCGTCTCCTTCCAGCACAGATGAGATCTTTACGTCCATTAAACtgttccccaaaagaaccaCGGAGGAGAGCAAAGCCCGACGGTCCGACAGTCGGAGCGACGCGCCACAGTCGCAAAGCCGACCGAAGGCCCTCGCGTGCCAAACGTGCGGTAAGACGTTCACCCGGTCGTCCGACGTGAGGAGACACCAGCTCACGCACACCGGCGAGAGACCGTTTCGCTGCTCGCGGTGCGACCGGACCTTCCAGCACTCGTGGGATCTGGCCAAGCACGAGACCAAGCATCACGGCGTGGCCGTCTCTTTCTCCTGCGCGCTGTGCGGGAGCTGCTTCGCCAACCTCCGCGCACTGACCGTCCACCATAAGAGGTCCCACTCGGAGGAGAGCCGGCTTCCTCAGATGTGCTCCATCTGCAGCCACAGCTTCCCCACCTCCTCCGAGCTGCACGAGCACCGGAAGTCTCACGTCGCCGCCAAGCGCTACATCTGCCAGCAGTGCGGCGAGGGCTTCGACTCCCTGCTCGCGCGCTCCCAGCACCGGCAGGTGCATCAAGTGAAGAGTCAATTTAAGTGTCCGCATTGCGAGAAGACGTACACTCGGAGGTCGGACGTAAAGCGGCATCTCTCCACCCACACTGGCGAGCGACCGTACCAGTGCAACCAGTGCAGCAAACGCTTCTCGCTCCGCTTTATGCTGATGAAACACCTCCGTGTTCACACGGGGGAGCGCCCGTTCCAGTGCTCCCACTGCCCCAAGAGGTTCACCCTGGTGTCTGTGCTGGCCAGACACGAGAGGATGCACACCGGCGAGAAGCCTTTCCTCTGCTCTCAGTGCGGGAAGGGCTTTTTATCGCAGGGGGAGCTTTCGAAACATCACCGGTCCCACGTGGACGACAGGCCCTACTCCTGCCCGCAGTGCGACAAGCGCTTCAAGAGCAAGAAAACCCAGCAGGAGCACATCGTCTCGCACAGCGGCGCCCGCCCGTACCCCTGCGCCTACTGCGGGAAGGGCTTCACCAAGCCGTACGCGCTCACCAGACACAATCTCATCCACACGGGAGAGCGGCCGTTCCCCTGTGGACACTGCGAGAAGTCCTTCCTCACGCTCGGCGAGGCTCAGCTGCACCAGCGCATTCACACGGGGGAGAGGCCGTACCCCTGCAGCGTCTGCGAGCTCAGGTTCAAGAGCTCGTCGGAGCTGGCGCGACACAAGCGAAGCCATTCGGGGTTGAAGCCGCTGAGGCCGTACTGTGAGCAGTGCACGAAGACGTTCCCATCCAAGGCCTCGCTGAAGAAACACATGAAGCAACACACAGAAGAGGGAGGAGCTGCCCAGTCTGTGGACTCTATACAGCCTGAGGAATCAAATCGTTAA